A part of Aegilops tauschii subsp. strangulata cultivar AL8/78 chromosome 2, Aet v6.0, whole genome shotgun sequence genomic DNA contains:
- the LOC141041265 gene encoding uncharacterized protein yields the protein MRALFWNIRGFGHDGRRRQLIEYVRDEHIDIVAIQETMRSDFSLPELDRLSTHLFAWHWLPSSGNAGHSGGILLGVKDATFEVGSMDRGQFFVSMELYERALNFKWEVSIVYGPADHSRSASFLEELNRKVSAASLPVVVGGDFNLLRFAEDKSNDHVNYARMQMFNDCIADLGLREIDRIGARFTWTNRQASPTQSVLDRVLVSPEWDLRCPLASLRAITRIGSDHVPLLLSSSDERPPIPPRFRFETF from the coding sequence ATGCGTGCCTTATTCTGGAACATCCGCGGGTTCGGCCATGACGGCCGACGCCGCCAACTCATCGAGTACGTGCGCGATGAGCATATTGACATAGTGGCGATTCAGGAAACCATGCGCTCCGACTTCTCATTGCCAGAGCTTGACAGGCTGAGCACCCACCTCTTTGCGTGGCACTGGCTCCCTTCTAGTGGGAACGCCGGCCATTCGGGTGGCATCCTTCTAGGTGTGAAGGATGCCACCTTCGAGGTGGGGAGTATGGACCGGGGCCAGTTCTTTGTTAGTATGGAGCTCTATGAACGAGCCCTGAACTTCAAATGGGAGGTTAGCATCGTCTATGGCCCGGCTGACCACAGTAGATCCGCGTCCTTCCTCGAGGAGCTTAACCGGAAGGTCTCTGCGGCCTCCCTGCCGGTGGTTGTCGGAGGCGATTTTAACCTCCTCCGATTCGCGGAAGACAAGAGCAATGACCATGTCAACTATGCACGTATGCAGATGTTTAATGACTGCATTGCCGATCTTGGTCTTCGCGAAATAGATAGGATCGGTGCCAGGTTCACCTGGACCAATCGGCAAGCCTCCCCGACCCAGTCCGTCCTGGACCGGGTCCTAGTCTCCCCGGAATGGGACCTCCGCTGCCCTCTGGCCTCTCTTCGGGCTATCACTCGGATTGGCTCCGACCACGTCCCTCTTCTCTTGTCCTCCTCCGACGAGCGTCCTCCGATCCCTCCCCGATTTCGGTTTGAGACATTCTAG
- the LOC109746642 gene encoding uncharacterized protein: protein MAASVACSFFFDAELLAEPGLPALDACALCAKPLARDSDIFMYKGDTPFCSEECRDEQMQLDAISARQAARRQQRFSSGTEARRGHQESRKVSVAS from the coding sequence ATGGCGGCTTCAGTAGCTTGCTCCTTCTTCTTTGACGCGGAGCTGCTCGCCGAGCCCGGCTTGCCCGCGCTGGACGCGTGCGCGCTCTGCGCCAAGCCGCTGGCGCGCGACAGCGACATCTTCATGTACAAGGGCGACACGCCCTTCTGCAGCGAGGAGTGCCGCGACGAGCAGATGCAGCTCGACGCCATCTCCGCCAGGCAGGCCGCCCGGAGGCAGCAGCGGTTCTCGTCGGGAACGGAGGCCCGGCGCGGGCACCAGGAGTCCAGGAAGGTGTCCGTCGCGAGCTAG
- the LOC109737603 gene encoding FCS-Like Zinc finger 2-like, whose translation MAASVACFFFFDAEPLGELGMPALDACALCAKPLACDSDIFMYKGDTPFCSEECRHEQMHLDAICSRQAARRQQRLSSGSEARRWHQESGKVSVAS comes from the coding sequence ATGGCGGCTTCAGTAgcttgcttcttcttctttgatgCGGAGCCGCTCGGCGAGCTCGGCATGCCGGCGCTAGACGCGTGCGCGCTCTGCGCCAAGCCGCTGGCGTGCGACAGCGACATCTTCATGTACAAGGGGGACACGCCCTTTTGCAGCGAGGAGTGCCGCCACGAGCAGATGCACCTCGACGCTATCTGCTCCAGGCAGGCCGCCCGGAGGCAGCAGCGGCTCTCGTCGGGATCGGAGGCCCGGCGCTGGCATCAAGAGTCTGGGAAGGTGTCCGTCGCGAGCTAG